Proteins encoded together in one Prochlorococcus marinus str. MIT 9211 window:
- the rpaB gene encoding response regulator transcription factor RpaB, with protein MTATSQSKEIILVADDEASIRRILETRLSMIGYQVVTASNGNEALEKFRNLEPDLVVLDVMMPKLDGYGVIQELRKESDVPIVMLTALGDVADRITGLELGADDYVIKPFSPKELEARIRCVLRRIEKEHIAGLPNSGVIQVASFRIDTNKRKVFRGDERIRLTGMEFSLLELLVSRSGEPFSRGEILKEVWGYTPERHVDTRVVDVHISRLRSKLEDDPANPELILTARGTGYLFQRIVDSMAAEKS; from the coding sequence ATGACGGCAACCAGTCAATCTAAAGAAATCATTCTCGTGGCTGATGATGAAGCGAGCATCCGGCGAATTCTGGAGACTCGGTTATCGATGATCGGCTATCAAGTTGTTACAGCCTCTAATGGGAATGAAGCTCTTGAGAAATTCCGTAATCTTGAGCCAGATTTAGTTGTGCTTGATGTAATGATGCCAAAACTGGATGGTTATGGCGTTATTCAAGAGTTGCGCAAGGAATCTGATGTTCCAATCGTAATGCTAACGGCACTAGGAGATGTTGCTGACAGAATTACTGGTTTAGAGCTTGGGGCAGATGATTATGTAATTAAGCCTTTTAGTCCTAAAGAATTAGAGGCCAGGATTAGATGCGTCTTAAGGCGAATTGAAAAGGAGCATATAGCAGGTTTACCAAATTCAGGAGTAATTCAGGTAGCTTCATTCCGCATTGATACTAATAAAAGAAAGGTCTTTAGAGGAGATGAGCGAATTCGGCTTACTGGTATGGAATTTAGTTTGCTGGAACTGTTAGTTAGTCGTTCAGGAGAACCATTTAGTCGAGGTGAAATTCTGAAAGAGGTATGGGGTTATACACCTGAAAGACATGTGGATACTAGAGTTGTTGATGTGCATATTTCTAGACTGAGGTCAAAATTAGAAGATGATCCTGCTAATCCTGAGTTAATTCTGACTGCTAGGGGTACAGGTTATTTGTTCCAAAGGATTGTTGATTCAATGGCCGCTGAAAAATCTTAG
- a CDS encoding lysophospholipid acyltransferase family protein — MIKELNNNSRAHLLPPRQSLVYAFISYCIVFPIFRIFFRGRISGIQNVPLQGSLVIVANHASHLDPPLLGHALGRPIAFMAKQELFRIPILGWIIRACGAYPVSRGASDREAIRVASERLHQGWATGVFLDGTRQENGRVNNPMAGAALLAARTNSQILPVAIINSHRALGKGMALARFVPIHLRIGNVISPPVTRKKIDLLETTKQVQISINTMIEQGLIVPKS; from the coding sequence TTGATTAAAGAATTAAACAATAATTCTAGGGCTCATCTACTGCCTCCAAGGCAAAGTTTGGTTTATGCATTTATTAGTTATTGCATAGTATTTCCTATCTTTCGAATATTTTTTCGAGGACGTATTTCAGGAATTCAAAATGTGCCATTACAAGGTTCTTTAGTTATTGTTGCCAATCACGCTTCACATTTGGATCCCCCTTTATTGGGCCATGCTTTGGGGCGTCCAATTGCTTTTATGGCTAAGCAAGAGCTTTTTCGTATTCCCATTCTTGGTTGGATTATTCGTGCTTGTGGAGCTTATCCAGTTAGTAGAGGAGCTAGTGATCGCGAAGCGATTCGTGTAGCTTCAGAACGACTTCATCAAGGTTGGGCAACAGGGGTTTTTTTGGACGGGACCAGACAAGAGAATGGGCGAGTGAATAACCCTATGGCTGGAGCTGCTTTGCTGGCTGCTAGAACTAATTCCCAAATACTTCCTGTTGCAATAATCAATAGCCATCGAGCACTAGGCAAAGGTATGGCATTGGCAAGATTTGTTCCAATTCATTTGAGAATAGGGAATGTGATATCACCACCAGTAACTCGTAAAAAAATTGACTTATTAGAAACAACAAAGCAGGTCCAAATTTCGATTAATACTATGATTGAACAGGGTTTAATAGTGCCAAAGAGTTGA
- a CDS encoding photosystem I assembly protein Ycf3, giving the protein MPSSNNKDNFLDKAFTVIAEGIVKMMPIAAKEKQAYIYYREGFAAQNNGDYSEALENYEESLKLEENPVDRGETLKNMAIIYMSNGDEDRALETYVKALDQNPKQPSCLKNMGLIYEKRGRSAQQRGLQDESDIWFDKAADVWTKAVRLYPGGYLDIENWLKTTGRSKIDVYL; this is encoded by the coding sequence GTGCCAAGCAGTAATAACAAAGACAATTTTCTTGACAAGGCCTTTACTGTAATTGCTGAAGGCATTGTAAAAATGATGCCTATCGCGGCTAAGGAGAAACAGGCATATATCTATTACCGTGAAGGTTTTGCGGCACAGAATAATGGCGATTATTCAGAAGCTTTGGAGAATTATGAAGAAAGTTTGAAACTGGAAGAGAATCCTGTGGATAGAGGAGAGACGCTCAAAAATATGGCGATTATCTATATGAGTAATGGTGATGAAGATCGTGCATTAGAAACTTATGTCAAGGCATTAGATCAAAACCCTAAACAGCCTTCATGCCTAAAAAATATGGGGTTAATTTATGAAAAGCGCGGAAGATCAGCACAACAAAGAGGTCTACAAGATGAGAGTGATATCTGGTTTGATAAAGCCGCGGATGTGTGGACTAAAGCTGTAAGGCTTTACCCTGGTGGATATTTAGATATTGAGAATTGGTTAAAAACAACGGGGCGCAGCAAGATTGATGTGTACTTGTAA
- the fabD gene encoding ACP S-malonyltransferase, whose protein sequence is MTEAWVFPGQGSQKIGMAETLLSLDGASERFELASNLLGRDLLDICHGNSDQSTPLFDLNDTRNTQPAMFVVESLLIDELKRQGSEAKLVAGHSLGELVALYAAEVFDFSTGLTLLRSRSELMAAAGGGAMTAVLGFDVKQLLSLVQNTEGVVVANDNSSDQIVLSGTPEAVEMVVAQLTCKRSVPLNVSGAFHSPLMKDPAEAFAKEIDKLIFNNAIIPVVSNADPTPETNGALLQKKLKKQMITGVRWRETMALMMTQGINSIIEVGPGKVLSGLAKRSMPGVVIKQISSARDLGIGT, encoded by the coding sequence ATGACTGAAGCTTGGGTTTTTCCGGGCCAAGGGTCCCAAAAAATTGGTATGGCTGAAACTCTACTTTCTCTTGATGGAGCATCAGAAAGATTTGAATTGGCTTCCAATTTGTTAGGTAGAGATTTGTTGGATATTTGTCATGGCAATAGTGATCAGTCAACACCTCTTTTTGATTTAAATGACACTCGCAATACTCAACCAGCAATGTTTGTTGTGGAGTCATTATTGATTGACGAATTAAAAAGGCAAGGATCTGAAGCAAAATTAGTTGCGGGTCATAGTCTTGGCGAGCTAGTTGCCCTTTATGCAGCTGAAGTTTTTGACTTTTCTACTGGTTTAACTTTATTGAGAAGTCGTTCAGAATTAATGGCTGCAGCTGGAGGTGGAGCAATGACTGCAGTCTTAGGTTTTGATGTGAAGCAGCTTCTCTCGCTAGTACAAAATACTGAAGGGGTTGTAGTGGCAAATGACAACAGTTCTGATCAAATCGTCTTATCAGGTACCCCAGAAGCAGTTGAAATGGTTGTAGCGCAATTAACCTGCAAGAGATCTGTCCCTCTCAATGTTTCAGGCGCATTTCACTCACCATTGATGAAAGATCCCGCAGAGGCTTTTGCTAAAGAGATTGATAAGTTGATTTTTAATAACGCAATTATTCCTGTTGTCAGCAATGCTGACCCCACGCCAGAAACAAATGGCGCTTTATTGCAAAAGAAATTAAAGAAACAAATGATCACTGGAGTTAGATGGCGGGAGACCATGGCTCTGATGATGACTCAAGGCATTAATTCAATAATTGAAGTTGGACCCGGTAAAGTATTGAGTGGTCTTGCTAAAAGATCGATGCCAGGAGTTGTAATCAAACAAATTTCTTCTGCTAGGGACCTAGGTATTGGAACTTGA
- the plsX gene encoding phosphate acyltransferase PlsX, translating to MENDSPNKVNRPRAIRRLVIWYRRNSAVTSLVDTAASSASAAGNVAGSVVSSAGSVVSSAGSMARSTLQPLVFDPLRRLQGVADNGLGTTAINDFERIWVAVDGMGGDHAPGPILDGCLQAIERLPLRIKFVGEVEKIKLAAKAMDLEDLLNKSIKKDLIELVPSGPSVEMNEEATVVRRKKDASINIAMDLVKKGKASAVYSAGNSGALMASAIFRLGRLEGIDRPAIGALFPTKDPGQPVLVLDVGANMDCKPNYLHQFALLGNIYSRDVLQVNKPRIGLLNIGEEECKGNELSLNTYELLINEDRFNFVGNCEGRDVLSGQFDVVVCDGFTGNVLLKFLESVGSVLLDVLRAELPRGRRGKVGSAFLRSNLKRIKKRLDHAEHGGALLLGVNGICVIGHGSSKALSVVSALRIAHSAASHGVMEDLANLHRPKALSI from the coding sequence GTGGAAAATGATTCTCCGAACAAAGTTAATCGCCCCAGGGCTATTAGGCGATTAGTCATTTGGTACCGCAGGAATTCTGCGGTCACTAGTCTTGTTGATACAGCTGCAAGCTCTGCTTCAGCAGCAGGCAATGTTGCAGGTTCAGTGGTATCAAGTGCAGGGTCAGTGGTATCAAGTGCAGGGTCTATGGCAAGGAGCACTCTTCAGCCACTTGTTTTTGATCCTTTGAGAAGGCTTCAGGGGGTTGCCGATAATGGTTTGGGAACGACTGCTATTAATGATTTTGAGAGGATATGGGTCGCAGTTGATGGTATGGGAGGAGACCATGCACCTGGTCCTATTTTGGATGGCTGTCTTCAAGCAATAGAGAGGCTTCCTTTAAGGATAAAGTTTGTTGGTGAGGTTGAAAAGATCAAACTTGCTGCAAAGGCAATGGATCTTGAGGACTTATTAAATAAGTCCATAAAGAAAGATTTGATTGAGCTGGTTCCTAGTGGTCCATCGGTTGAAATGAATGAGGAAGCTACTGTTGTTAGAAGAAAAAAGGATGCCAGTATCAATATTGCAATGGATTTGGTCAAAAAAGGTAAGGCATCTGCGGTTTATTCTGCTGGCAATTCAGGAGCATTAATGGCTTCTGCAATTTTTCGTTTGGGTAGACTAGAAGGCATTGATAGACCTGCAATAGGAGCATTATTTCCAACCAAAGATCCAGGGCAACCAGTCTTAGTTCTAGATGTAGGTGCAAATATGGATTGCAAGCCTAATTATTTGCATCAATTTGCATTATTGGGAAATATTTATTCACGTGATGTTCTTCAAGTAAACAAGCCCAGGATAGGTTTGCTGAACATTGGAGAGGAAGAATGCAAGGGCAATGAGCTTTCTTTGAATACATATGAATTGTTAATTAATGAAGACCGATTTAATTTTGTGGGCAATTGTGAAGGAAGAGATGTTTTGTCAGGTCAGTTTGATGTTGTGGTTTGTGATGGCTTCACAGGCAATGTTTTGCTGAAGTTTCTTGAATCAGTAGGTAGTGTTCTTTTAGATGTTTTAAGAGCAGAGTTACCTCGAGGGAGAAGAGGAAAGGTGGGATCTGCATTTCTCAGAAGTAATCTGAAACGAATTAAAAAACGCTTAGATCATGCTGAGCATGGAGGAGCTTTGCTCCTAGGTGTAAATGGAATTTGTGTGATTGGTCATGGAAGTAGTAAGGCCTTGTCTGTAGTAAGTGCTTTGAGAATTGCCCATTCTGCAGCTAGCCATGGGGTTATGGAGGATTTAGCCAATCTTCATAGACCAAAAGCATTAAGCATTTAA
- a CDS encoding DNA polymerase III subunit delta': MKNNLFAGIEDQNLAINILTEVIHKNKIAPGYLFSGPQGVGQRIVTLRFLEGLITGGDVEPTIRKRLESLNHPDLLWVEPSYISQGRVIKQSLAQKDNININAISKIRLDQIKELKTFLGKRTIEAKLAMVVIEDAEKMNEAASNALLKTLEEVNNGLIILISSRSENLLSTIKSRCHEIPFKPLKYHSLEELFINYGEDNKINNYTFDSRKELINLSNGSPELLIRNINKIQEIPSEILLSLTKLPNDYLEAITIAKDIIENLDIEQQLWIINFLQQHFWLRESNLYCMNVLKVLSSHLVSSIQPRIAWEVALIELTSQNYKDC, from the coding sequence ATGAAAAATAATTTATTTGCAGGTATTGAAGATCAAAATTTAGCAATTAATATTTTAACAGAAGTAATACATAAGAATAAAATAGCGCCTGGTTATCTCTTCTCAGGTCCTCAAGGAGTAGGCCAAAGAATTGTTACACTTCGATTTCTTGAAGGACTTATTACTGGTGGGGATGTCGAACCAACAATAAGAAAACGTTTAGAAAGTTTGAATCATCCAGACCTTCTTTGGGTGGAGCCTTCATATATTTCTCAAGGCCGAGTAATAAAACAATCTCTTGCCCAGAAAGACAATATAAATATAAATGCTATTTCAAAAATAAGGCTCGATCAGATTAAGGAATTAAAAACTTTCTTAGGAAAAAGAACTATAGAGGCAAAATTAGCAATGGTAGTCATTGAAGATGCAGAAAAGATGAATGAAGCAGCTTCCAATGCTCTTCTAAAAACGCTCGAAGAAGTCAATAATGGTTTAATAATCCTTATCTCTAGCAGATCTGAAAATCTTTTAAGCACAATAAAATCTAGATGTCATGAAATACCATTCAAACCATTAAAATATCATTCGCTTGAAGAATTATTTATAAACTATGGAGAAGATAATAAGATTAATAATTATACCTTTGACAGCCGTAAAGAGTTAATTAATCTTTCTAATGGATCACCTGAATTATTAATTAGAAATATTAATAAAATACAAGAAATACCTAGTGAAATTTTATTAAGTCTCACAAAACTACCGAATGACTATTTGGAAGCAATCACTATTGCAAAAGATATTATTGAAAATTTAGACATTGAGCAGCAACTATGGATAATTAATTTTCTACAGCAACATTTTTGGTTGCGAGAATCTAATCTATATTGTATGAATGTTTTAAAAGTGCTTAGTAGCCATTTGGTTAGTTCAATTCAACCAAGAATTGCTTGGGAAGTTGCACTAATAGAACTAACTTCACAGAATTACAAAGATTGTTAA
- the tmk gene encoding dTMP kinase, whose amino-acid sequence MKGHFIVLEGIDGCGKSTQISHISKWLPQSGLMPKNANLYITREPGGTTLGKSLRDLLLHEHETNVPAPLTELLLYAADRAEHIHSLIQPKLDKGDWVISDRFSGSTLAYQGFGRGLDINLIRRLDAIARQGLVPEITIFLKISVLTSMRRRAKKSADRMEAEGEGFLKKVASGFSRIANEEHWITIEGEQDQALVSDEIKLAITNKLKNYISNN is encoded by the coding sequence ATGAAAGGACACTTTATTGTTTTAGAAGGTATCGATGGATGTGGAAAAAGTACTCAAATAAGTCATATTTCCAAATGGCTGCCGCAAAGTGGATTGATGCCAAAAAATGCAAATCTATATATTACGCGTGAACCTGGCGGGACAACTTTGGGAAAGTCATTAAGAGATTTACTACTCCATGAGCATGAAACTAACGTCCCTGCACCATTAACAGAGCTTTTATTATATGCAGCAGACAGAGCCGAACATATTCATAGCTTGATTCAGCCAAAACTGGACAAAGGAGACTGGGTTATCAGTGATCGTTTTAGCGGATCAACCTTGGCATATCAAGGTTTTGGAAGAGGTCTAGATATTAATTTAATCCGAAGACTAGATGCAATAGCAAGACAGGGTTTAGTGCCAGAAATAACAATTTTTTTAAAAATTTCAGTCTTGACAAGTATGAGAAGAAGAGCAAAAAAATCTGCAGATCGCATGGAAGCTGAAGGTGAAGGCTTCCTGAAGAAAGTAGCTTCCGGATTTTCGAGAATAGCCAATGAAGAGCACTGGATCACAATTGAAGGTGAACAAGATCAAGCTTTAGTAAGCGACGAAATAAAGCTCGCTATAACCAATAAGTTGAAAAATTATATCTCTAATAATTAA
- a CDS encoding heavy metal translocating P-type ATPase, translating into MKPIKNQTKEESILLDVTGMKCGGCVQTVEKTLLNHKEVNNAFVNLVDRTALIDINDKSTDLKEILTSLEKRGFQAKVRQNAKTNNSFDINASQEWWKQWRQLMVSLCLLLLSVLGHLAEAKTIAIPLLGNLIFHASLATFALFGPGLKILKSGWNAVAHFSPNMDSLVGIGVSSAYLTSLSALIWPQMGWPCFFNEPVMLLGFVLLGRFLEERARLRTGKALKELAKLQPQNARLINKNNQIKDVRVGALQPGERIQLLAGDRVPVDGVVIEGNSTVDVSNLTGESLPLETSPGTELSSGSLNLEGTLIVEVQRVGAETALARIIGLVEKAQARKAPIQNLADKVAGKFCYGVVTLSFFTFIFWWRIGAIIWPQVLNTSGQGLMHMHGHMHNASLGTNAQTPLGLAVQLSIAVLVVACPCALGLATPTVITVASGKAAKRGWLFKGGDVIEKAALIKQIVFDKTGTLTVGRPEVIGYLGTEDPDELIQIAASLEENSRHPIAFAILQTAQSKGINLLTSSKVNTIPGKGISGYLDNIDGAIMVGTIEWLKSEGVNYNLDIEKLLEESNFNEKSIVAVSINKKLKGLIIIDDQIRNDVKDALTVLRKKGFFLRILSGDRRESVQRLGTKLGFKSTQIGWQLLPEDKLNYLEELKRSGPVAMVGDGINDAPALAASNLGIAIGTGTQIAQDSADLVLMGDRLESLPDALSLSKATMQKIKQNLVWAFGYNIIALPIAAGILLPSTGIVLSPPIAALLMACSSITVIINALSLKNT; encoded by the coding sequence TTGAAACCAATAAAAAATCAAACCAAAGAAGAATCAATTTTATTAGATGTCACAGGAATGAAATGTGGCGGCTGTGTCCAAACTGTAGAAAAAACCCTGCTCAATCACAAAGAAGTTAACAATGCCTTTGTGAACTTAGTAGATAGGACTGCCTTAATAGACATCAACGATAAATCAACTGATCTAAAAGAGATTCTTACTAGCCTTGAGAAACGAGGCTTCCAAGCAAAAGTCCGACAAAACGCCAAGACTAATAATTCATTCGATATCAATGCTAGTCAAGAGTGGTGGAAACAATGGAGACAATTGATGGTCTCTTTGTGTTTATTACTACTTTCAGTTCTTGGACATCTTGCGGAAGCAAAAACAATTGCAATCCCACTTCTGGGCAATTTAATTTTCCATGCATCTCTTGCAACGTTTGCTCTATTTGGTCCAGGACTCAAGATTTTAAAAAGCGGTTGGAATGCAGTGGCTCATTTCAGTCCGAACATGGATAGTTTGGTTGGGATAGGGGTAAGCAGTGCTTATTTAACGAGTCTTAGCGCATTGATATGGCCTCAAATGGGGTGGCCATGTTTTTTCAATGAGCCAGTCATGCTTCTTGGTTTTGTTCTCTTAGGGAGATTTTTAGAAGAAAGAGCACGTTTAAGAACAGGAAAAGCTCTAAAAGAACTAGCCAAGTTACAACCACAAAATGCCCGCCTAATCAATAAAAACAATCAAATCAAAGATGTAAGAGTAGGTGCTTTACAGCCAGGAGAAAGAATTCAATTGCTTGCTGGAGATAGGGTCCCAGTTGATGGAGTTGTTATTGAAGGCAATTCAACTGTGGATGTTTCTAATTTGACCGGTGAGTCTCTACCTCTTGAAACATCTCCTGGAACAGAACTTTCTTCTGGCAGCTTAAATCTTGAAGGGACATTAATTGTTGAAGTGCAACGCGTAGGAGCTGAAACTGCATTGGCACGAATAATTGGGTTAGTCGAAAAAGCTCAGGCTAGAAAAGCTCCTATTCAAAATCTTGCAGATAAAGTGGCTGGCAAATTTTGCTATGGAGTAGTAACTCTTTCATTCTTTACATTTATCTTCTGGTGGCGCATAGGGGCAATTATATGGCCTCAAGTTTTAAACACCTCAGGGCAAGGATTAATGCACATGCATGGACATATGCACAATGCATCTCTAGGTACTAATGCACAAACTCCTTTGGGATTAGCTGTGCAACTGTCAATTGCAGTATTAGTCGTTGCATGCCCTTGTGCGCTTGGCCTAGCAACACCAACTGTAATTACAGTAGCTTCAGGTAAAGCAGCAAAAAGAGGATGGCTATTTAAGGGAGGTGATGTAATTGAAAAAGCTGCTTTAATAAAACAAATTGTCTTTGACAAAACAGGAACCTTAACAGTCGGGAGGCCTGAAGTCATTGGCTATTTGGGAACAGAAGACCCAGATGAATTAATTCAAATAGCGGCTAGCCTTGAAGAAAATAGTAGACATCCAATTGCTTTTGCAATCCTGCAAACAGCACAATCAAAAGGTATTAACTTATTAACATCTTCCAAAGTAAATACAATTCCTGGCAAAGGTATATCTGGATATTTAGATAATATTGATGGAGCCATCATGGTAGGAACAATTGAATGGCTTAAAAGCGAAGGTGTTAATTATAATCTTGATATTGAAAAGTTATTAGAAGAATCTAATTTCAATGAAAAATCTATTGTCGCTGTATCTATTAATAAAAAGTTAAAAGGACTTATAATAATTGATGATCAAATCCGCAATGATGTCAAAGATGCATTAACAGTTTTAAGAAAAAAAGGGTTCTTTTTAAGAATACTTAGTGGCGATAGGCGTGAATCAGTTCAAAGATTAGGCACAAAGCTTGGGTTTAAATCAACTCAAATTGGTTGGCAACTGCTGCCTGAAGATAAGCTGAATTATCTTGAAGAATTAAAAAGATCTGGTCCTGTTGCGATGGTAGGAGATGGAATAAATGATGCGCCTGCCTTAGCAGCATCTAACCTAGGAATCGCAATAGGAACAGGAACTCAAATCGCTCAAGACTCTGCAGATTTAGTTTTAATGGGAGATCGTTTAGAGAGTTTGCCTGATGCGTTAAGTTTATCTAAGGCAACTATGCAAAAAATAAAGCAGAATCTTGTCTGGGCCTTCGGATATAACATTATCGCTTTGCCAATTGCTGCTGGGATACTTTTACCTTCAACAGGGATAGTTCTTTCACCACCAATTGCAGCTTTATTGATGGCATGTAGTTCCATCACAGTGATCATCAATGCCTTATCTCTTAAGAACACATGA
- the radA gene encoding DNA repair protein RadA, with translation MKRTSTIYICQSCGAETSQFFGRCPSCGEWNSIIEEAISPSGLKARKGRSTLSKISSGSRSETISSIKDTPIDRIKSGYIEFDRVLGGGLVPGSLVLIGGDPGIGKSTLLLQTATEIALNNSVLYITAEESASQVQLRWHRLNKVESNLHILAETDLELILDELEKLNPEVAIIDSIQALHDATISSTPGSITQVRECAAALQQVSKKKNIALLIVGHVTKEGMLAGPKVLEHLVDAVMTFEGDRFASHRLLRAVKNRFGATNELGVFEMQSTGLVEVTNPSELFLSSEETSGVATIVACEGTRPLAIDIQALINQTTYASPRRTVTGIGSNRLHQILAVLEKHINLALSRFDCYLAVAGGLEVDEPAADLGIAAAIVSSFKNLKIPKNTVLLGEIGLGGQLRTVGQIPLRLKEAEKLGFKQAVVPSSTGIDKENNELTLEIFEASTISEAIQIILDLKSQ, from the coding sequence GTGAAACGAACAAGCACTATTTATATCTGCCAGTCATGTGGGGCAGAAACAAGTCAATTTTTTGGAAGATGCCCAAGCTGTGGGGAATGGAATTCAATTATTGAAGAAGCCATATCGCCGTCGGGATTAAAAGCTAGAAAAGGGAGGTCAACTCTCTCAAAAATCTCTTCTGGCAGCCGATCTGAAACAATTTCATCAATCAAAGATACCCCTATCGACAGAATAAAAAGCGGCTATATCGAATTTGACCGAGTTCTCGGGGGAGGATTAGTTCCTGGATCTCTTGTACTAATCGGAGGAGATCCAGGAATTGGGAAAAGCACATTGCTTTTACAAACAGCAACAGAAATTGCTCTAAATAACAGTGTGCTCTACATAACAGCTGAAGAATCAGCAAGTCAAGTTCAACTGCGCTGGCATCGTTTAAATAAAGTTGAATCCAATCTTCATATTCTTGCTGAAACGGATTTAGAACTAATTCTTGATGAATTAGAAAAGCTAAACCCTGAGGTGGCAATTATAGACAGCATTCAAGCTTTACATGATGCAACTATTTCAAGCACTCCAGGATCAATTACCCAAGTAAGAGAATGTGCAGCAGCCTTGCAACAAGTTTCTAAAAAGAAAAACATCGCACTATTAATTGTTGGTCATGTGACAAAAGAAGGGATGCTTGCTGGACCAAAGGTTCTTGAACACCTTGTTGATGCAGTAATGACATTTGAAGGTGATCGTTTCGCAAGTCACAGACTTCTAAGAGCAGTAAAAAATAGATTCGGAGCCACCAATGAACTTGGTGTGTTTGAAATGCAAAGCACGGGTCTTGTAGAAGTGACAAATCCCAGTGAACTATTTCTCAGTTCGGAAGAAACCTCTGGAGTTGCAACAATTGTTGCGTGTGAAGGAACAAGGCCCTTGGCAATAGATATACAAGCACTCATTAACCAAACCACTTACGCATCTCCTAGGCGAACAGTGACTGGTATAGGCAGCAATCGTCTTCATCAAATACTGGCTGTTTTAGAAAAGCACATAAATTTGGCTCTATCCCGTTTTGATTGCTATTTAGCAGTAGCAGGGGGGTTAGAAGTAGACGAACCAGCAGCAGATCTCGGAATTGCAGCCGCAATTGTCTCAAGTTTCAAAAACCTAAAAATTCCTAAAAACACAGTTCTTCTAGGCGAAATTGGACTCGGAGGACAGCTTCGGACTGTTGGCCAAATACCATTGAGGCTAAAAGAGGCAGAAAAATTAGGTTTTAAACAAGCAGTTGTCCCTAGCTCTACTGGCATTGATAAAGAAAACAATGAACTAACACTTGAAATATTTGAAGCTTCAACTATTAGCGAAGCCATACAAATTATTCTTGATCTTAAAAGTCAATAA
- a CDS encoding beta-ketoacyl-ACP synthase III, whose protein sequence is MTGKQKSTYGISLVGSGSATPLQLVTNDEMSLRVETNDEWISTRTGIRERRVIGPNESFSQLCIKAGSSALQMAQWKADTLDLIILATSTPDDLFGSAPKIQAKLGATKAVAFDLTAACSGFLFALVTAAQFIRSGSMKRVLVIGADQLSSWVDWNDRKSCVLFGDGAGAIAIESSEAEDDLIGFKLRSDGTRGDCLNLIEKRNFQPLIGSTMHQQGGFLNIQMNGQEVYKFAVREVPCILQELLKTHQIGSDSLDWLLLHQANKRILDAVADRLKVPRSKVLSNLASYGNTSAATIPLMLDEAVRDGKVLPGNLIASSGFGAGLSWGAALFRWHGPCS, encoded by the coding sequence TTGACTGGCAAGCAAAAAAGTACTTATGGAATCTCTCTTGTAGGCAGTGGGAGTGCAACACCTCTGCAGTTGGTGACGAATGACGAGATGTCATTACGGGTCGAGACAAATGATGAGTGGATTAGTACTAGGACTGGTATTCGTGAAAGACGTGTGATTGGGCCTAACGAATCTTTTTCGCAACTTTGTATAAAGGCAGGTTCCTCTGCTTTGCAAATGGCTCAATGGAAGGCAGATACTCTTGACTTGATTATTCTTGCAACATCTACTCCAGACGATCTCTTTGGCTCTGCTCCAAAAATCCAGGCCAAACTAGGTGCTACAAAGGCAGTTGCATTTGATCTCACTGCTGCTTGTAGTGGATTTCTTTTTGCCTTAGTTACTGCAGCTCAGTTTATACGCAGTGGCTCGATGAAGAGAGTCCTAGTAATAGGTGCAGATCAATTATCTAGCTGGGTGGATTGGAACGATAGAAAAAGTTGTGTGCTTTTTGGGGATGGTGCTGGTGCAATTGCTATAGAGTCTTCGGAAGCTGAAGATGACTTAATTGGGTTCAAGCTGAGATCTGATGGTACTAGGGGTGATTGTTTAAATTTGATCGAAAAAAGAAATTTTCAACCTTTAATTGGCAGCACTATGCATCAACAAGGAGGGTTCTTGAATATCCAGATGAATGGTCAAGAAGTTTATAAATTTGCGGTTAGAGAGGTTCCTTGTATCCTTCAAGAGTTATTAAAAACTCATCAAATAGGTTCAGATTCCTTGGATTGGCTATTACTGCACCAAGCTAATAAAAGAATCTTAGATGCTGTAGCAGACAGGCTGAAGGTTCCTCGTTCCAAAGTTTTAAGTAATCTTGCAAGTTATGGCAATACTTCTGCTGCGACTATTCCACTTATGCTTGATGAAGCGGTAAGAGATGGCAAGGTTTTGCCTGGAAATTTAATAGCTAGTAGCGGATTTGGCGCTGGTTTAAGTTGGGGAGCGGCTTTATTTCGTTGGCATGGGCCTTGCTCATAA